In a single window of the Antedon mediterranea chromosome 1, ecAntMedi1.1, whole genome shotgun sequence genome:
- the LOC140044692 gene encoding cholinesterase-like, protein MELIIRSLLFSCLIVAVFSQNPQVSTTLGDVAGETIKFKEDSYLKVNKTIDVYKGIPFAEPPVGEYRFEKPRPKEPWNGTLDATEYASWCLQSPSPYVTVGKDDCLYLNIFSPQTKPQNAAVMVFIHGGGFTTGTASTEDYSGVPLAATGDVIVVTINYRLNVYGFLTTGDADYPGNMGLFDQQEALKWVNAHIEAFGGDPSRVTIFGESAGSASVDYHLLSKGSWTYFSQAILESGATLSSWAYTEKEDAKEQAINIGKKVGCEYTESKAFVSCMKGIDPGKIANASVGMTTLPAPVVDGVFIENSPKVLIQNGEIKRNATIIVGTNEHEGTLFFLYAPVYFTPDQPEVSKSEFLQFIKATTEEAAMNPLITDATYFEYTDWSLADNPDADYFDSAVELATDFHFLCPSDVVQRAHSTAGNKVYVYLMTHVPEVSVFGPYLPGMGVGFDWIGAGHAEELQFVFGLPFLANSSMYRSEQPSDVDRNVSVEFMRYWTNFAKTGDPNSRGSETPDPSFDNNLVNWPKYTIPALEYLDINKMSFSDRAYRADKCAFWSSYEPKLVQYTDDLPEEERSWRNDYYSWKNNDLPEWQRAFNDYQQNKVCT, encoded by the exons ATGGAGTTGATTATTAGATCGCTGCTCTTTTCTTGCTTAATTGttgccgttttctcacaaaatCCGCAAGTATCAACAACTTTAGGCGATGTTGCTGGTGAGACGATAAAATTTAAAGAAGATTCGTACTTAAAAGTTAATAAGACTATTGATGTATACAAAGGTATTCCATTCGCTGAACCACCAGTTGGTGAGTATCGGTTTGAGAAGCCACGACCCAAAGAACCTTGGAATGGAACATTGGATGCAACAGAGTATGCTTCTTGGTGTCTGCAGTCTCCTTCTCCATATGTAACTGTAGGAAAAGATGACTGTTTGTACTTGAACATATTTTCACCTCAAACAAAG CCTCAGAATGCTGCAGTAATGGTATTCATCCACGGAGGTGGATTTACAACTGGTACTGCCTCTACTGAAGATTATTCTGGAGTGCCATTAGCAGCCACTGGTGACGTCATCGTCGTGACAATCAACTACAGACTAAACGTATACGGTTTTCTTACGACAG GTGATGCGGACTACCCAGGCAACATGGGACTATTCGATCAACAAGAAGCATTAAAATGGGTTAACGCGCATATCGaag CATTTGGAGGTGATCCATCTCGTGTTACCATATTTGGTGAAAGTGCGGGATCAGCAAGTGTAGACTACCATCTACTTTCAAAGGGAAGTTGGACATATTTCAGTCAAGCCATTTTAGAG AGTGGAGCTACGCTAAGTAGTTGGGCTTATACAGAAAAAGAAGATGCAAAAGAACAAGCAATAAACATTGGAAAGAAAGTTGGCTGTGAATATACTGAGAGCAAGGCGTTTGTAAGCTGTATGAAAGGCATAGACCCAGGGAAAATAGCAAATGCTTCAGTAGGG atGACGACCTTACCAGCACCAGTTGTGGATGGAGTGTTTATTGAAAATAGTCCAAAAGTACTGATTCAAAATGGAGAAATCAAACGAAATGCAACAATCATTGTGGGAACCAATGAGCACGAAGGAACACTTTTCTTTTTATACGCTCCAGTTTACTTCACTCCAGACCAACCAGAAGTTTCAAAATCTGAGTTTCTTCAATTTATCAAAGCTACAACGGAAGAAGCTGCAATGAATCCATTAATTACAGACGCAACTTACTTTGAATACACAGATTGGTCTTTAGCAGACAACCCAGATGCAGATTACTTTGATTCCGCAGTTGAACTGGCCACAGACTTCCATTTCTTATGTCCAAGTGATGTGGTACAACGTGCACATTCTACAGCAGGGAACAAGGTGTACGTTTATCTTATGACACATGTTCCGGAAGTTTCCGTATTCGGCCCTTATTTGCCCGGAATGGGTGTTGGGTTTGACTGGATCGGAGCTGGTCATGCCGAAGAACTTCAGTTTGTGTTTGGATTGCCGTTTTTGGCTAATTCTTCTATGTACCGTTCTGAACAACCAAGTGATGTTGATCGCAATGTATCAGTTGAATTTATGAGATATTGGACAAATTTTGCAAAAACTGG CGATCCAAACTCCAGAGGAAGTGAAACACCAGATCCATCATTTGATAATAACCTCGTCAACTGGCCAAAGTACACCATTCCAGCACTGGAATATCTAGATATCAACAAGATGTCATTCTCTGATCGAGCTTATCGTGCTGACAAGTGTGCCTTCTGGAGTTCATATGAACCAAAACTTGTACAGTATACTG ATGATCTTCCAGAAGAAGAGAGATCGTGGAGAAATGACTACTATAGTTGGAAGAATAATGACCTACCCGAGTGGCAGAGAGCATTCAATGACTACCAACAAAACAAAGTCTGCACTTAG